A genomic stretch from Antarcticibacterium flavum includes:
- a CDS encoding DNA-formamidopyrimidine glycosylase family protein translates to MPGKKITEFKSWGKHFLICFGGFTIKVHFLMFGSYTIDEKKPDRKIKLHLKFRHGEINFYACSLKYLEGDIDKHYDWSVDVMNEHWDKKKAKAKLKAIPNALICDALLDQDIFAGVGNIIKNEVLYRVRVHPESTIGEIPNTKLNKIIGETRNYSFDFLEWKRAYELKKHWLAHTKKECLRCDLPIIKKQTGTKKRRSFICTNCQVLYK, encoded by the coding sequence TTGCCTGGTAAAAAGATAACTGAGTTTAAAAGTTGGGGAAAGCATTTTCTCATTTGCTTCGGGGGCTTTACAATAAAGGTTCATTTCCTAATGTTTGGCAGTTATACAATAGACGAAAAAAAGCCCGACAGGAAAATAAAACTCCATCTCAAATTCAGGCACGGGGAGATTAATTTTTATGCCTGTTCACTCAAATATCTTGAAGGGGATATTGACAAGCATTACGACTGGAGCGTCGATGTGATGAATGAGCATTGGGATAAAAAGAAGGCAAAGGCTAAATTAAAAGCAATCCCTAATGCGCTTATTTGCGATGCACTTCTGGATCAGGATATCTTCGCGGGAGTTGGAAACATTATCAAAAATGAAGTACTTTATCGGGTTAGGGTGCATCCGGAATCGACCATAGGAGAAATACCAAATACAAAACTCAACAAAATTATAGGCGAAACCCGTAATTACAGTTTTGATTTTTTGGAATGGAAGAGAGCGTACGAGTTAAAAAAACATTGGCTAGCGCATACAAAAAAGGAGTGCTTAAGATGCGATCTTCCAATAATTAAGAAACAAACCGGAACGAAAAAACGCAGGAGTTTTATCTGTACCAATTGTCAGGTTTTATATAAATAG
- the istA gene encoding IS21 family transposase encodes MANTLDPMDLKQIITLKLDGFSNRKIGATLGISRNTVNSYMKLFKASDYSFKELLSFDNARLDALFPSHTTIDNERHDELMLYFEGVNKARNHPGFTFLYHYQEYAQHASQPYSYTQFMEHYRRKYAKVKGSMKLEHEAGNEMYIDYTGKKLHIVDKDTGELIPVEVFIAILPNSQYTYVEASQSQKREDLITSCGNALHFYGGVPKAIVSDNLKSAVTRASKYEPEINRSFKDFARHYNCVINPTRSYAPQDKALVENAVHLVYQRIYYPLREMTFFSLKDLNREIKRLLVTYNNLLFQRKEASRRELFQSIEREYLKPLPTSAYEIKDYKRAKVQKMGYVYFSPDKSYYSVPYRYIGKKTLIHYTKSVVEVYYNHVRIALHQRNPVKGTYTTNTEHLSSTHKGYTSWSPEYFKNKAAAHGANVVSCVEKILADSDYPETGYKRVMGLIMLHKSYSSQRLDNACKRALQADAASYKRIKKILENNLDQSSLFYQDLEEDKTHIPSHQNIRGAAAYK; translated from the coding sequence ATGGCCAACACCCTTGATCCGATGGACTTAAAACAAATTATTACCTTAAAACTGGATGGTTTTAGTAACCGTAAAATCGGTGCTACTCTGGGCATCTCCCGAAACACTGTCAACAGCTACATGAAGCTTTTTAAGGCCAGTGACTATTCTTTTAAAGAACTACTATCCTTTGATAATGCACGCCTGGATGCGCTTTTTCCTTCACATACCACTATTGATAATGAGCGGCATGATGAACTGATGCTCTACTTTGAAGGGGTCAATAAGGCCCGGAATCATCCTGGTTTTACGTTTTTATACCATTATCAGGAATATGCACAACATGCTTCCCAGCCTTATAGCTACACGCAGTTTATGGAGCATTACCGGCGTAAATATGCTAAGGTCAAAGGTTCTATGAAACTTGAGCACGAAGCAGGTAATGAGATGTACATTGATTATACGGGCAAAAAACTGCATATCGTTGATAAAGACACTGGAGAACTTATTCCCGTAGAAGTATTTATTGCTATCCTTCCTAACAGCCAGTATACTTACGTAGAGGCTAGTCAAAGCCAGAAACGGGAGGATCTTATCACTTCTTGCGGTAATGCATTACATTTTTATGGAGGTGTGCCTAAAGCCATTGTATCAGATAACTTAAAATCTGCAGTGACCAGGGCAAGTAAATATGAGCCGGAGATCAACCGAAGCTTTAAAGACTTTGCCCGCCATTATAACTGTGTGATCAATCCCACCCGCAGCTATGCTCCACAGGATAAAGCTCTGGTGGAGAATGCAGTCCACCTGGTCTATCAACGGATTTATTATCCCTTGCGGGAGATGACCTTCTTCTCCTTAAAAGATCTAAACCGGGAGATAAAACGCCTGCTTGTTACCTATAATAATTTACTGTTCCAGCGAAAGGAAGCCAGCCGCAGGGAACTCTTTCAATCCATAGAGCGGGAATACCTAAAACCCTTGCCTACATCTGCCTATGAGATCAAGGATTATAAACGTGCAAAGGTTCAGAAGATGGGATATGTATACTTCTCTCCAGATAAAAGTTATTATAGCGTTCCTTACCGATACATCGGCAAAAAGACTCTGATCCATTATACAAAAAGTGTGGTAGAGGTTTATTATAACCACGTTCGAATTGCCCTGCATCAGCGAAATCCTGTTAAGGGAACCTACACCACAAATACAGAACACTTAAGTAGCACCCATAAAGGATATACCTCCTGGAGTCCTGAATACTTTAAAAACAAAGCCGCTGCGCATGGGGCTAACGTAGTGAGCTGTGTAGAAAAGATCCTTGCTGACAGTGACTATCCTGAAACAGGTTACAAACGGGTGATGGGGCTTATCATGCTTCACAAGTCCTACAGTTCCCAGAGGCTTGACAATGCGTGTAAAAGAGCTTTGCAGGCAGATGCGGCTTCATACAAGCGGATCAAAAAGATATTAGAAAACAACCTCGACCAAAGCTCCCTCTTTTACCAGGACCTTGAAGAAGATAAGACCCATATTCCATCCCATCAAAACATTAGGGGTGCTGCTGCTTACAAGTAA
- a CDS encoding type II toxin-antitoxin system Phd/YefM family antitoxin, giving the protein MQITTVSDFRKDMKTYLDRVVKNFETLIINRGKDSGIVVMSLQEYNSLMATNHELSSRKNELRLDSAINKLKNGKTFNKDLIDN; this is encoded by the coding sequence ATGCAAATAACAACTGTTTCCGATTTTAGAAAGGATATGAAAACTTATTTAGACAGGGTTGTGAAAAACTTTGAAACTCTGATTATAAATCGAGGTAAGGATTCTGGAATTGTCGTGATGTCGCTACAGGAATACAATTCCTTAATGGCAACAAATCACGAATTGTCCTCCCGAAAGAATGAGTTACGACTGGATTCTGCAATTAATAAACTAAAAAACGGAAAGACTTTCAACAAGGACTTAATCGATAATTAG
- the istB gene encoding IS21-like element helper ATPase IstB has protein sequence MNNNQTIEKLKQMRLGAMAQLHHQYVNNNQLNDITADEYLALLADHEWEDRENRKIDRLFKQANFRQKASLAEVNYTSSRNLDKNMFVRLGSLDFISRRENVILTGASGVGKSYLAQALGHQACLMGYKTVYSNTARLFKKFKLCKVDGTYLKELNKLLKADLLILDDFGLQAFDNHARETLMDIIDDRYNKTSTILSSQIPVSAWYDIIGEGTIADAILDRIVNSSHRIDLKGESLRKGVLKNE, from the coding sequence ATGAATAACAATCAAACTATTGAAAAATTAAAACAAATGCGATTGGGTGCTATGGCCCAGCTACATCATCAGTACGTGAACAACAATCAACTAAACGATATTACTGCCGATGAATACCTGGCACTACTGGCAGACCACGAATGGGAGGATCGCGAGAACCGAAAGATTGACCGTCTTTTTAAACAAGCAAACTTTAGGCAGAAAGCAAGTCTTGCTGAAGTGAACTACACCTCCAGTCGTAATCTGGATAAGAATATGTTTGTACGCCTGGGATCCTTGGACTTTATAAGCAGAAGAGAAAATGTTATTCTCACCGGTGCCTCCGGTGTTGGTAAAAGCTATTTAGCCCAGGCTTTAGGCCACCAGGCTTGCCTTATGGGGTATAAAACTGTATACTCAAATACAGCCCGCCTTTTTAAAAAATTTAAACTTTGTAAAGTTGATGGAACCTATCTTAAAGAACTCAATAAACTTCTTAAAGCAGATCTACTCATCCTTGATGACTTTGGACTTCAGGCCTTCGATAATCACGCAAGAGAGACCTTAATGGATATTATAGATGACCGCTACAATAAAACATCTACTATACTATCCTCTCAAATACCGGTATCTGCATGGTACGATATTATTGGAGAAGGAACTATTGCTGATGCGATCCTGGACAGAATTGTAAACTCATCTCACAGGATAGATCTCAAAGGAGAATCATTAAGAAAAGGAGTTTTAAAAAACGAGTAA
- a CDS encoding type I restriction endonuclease subunit R — protein sequence MTQMIEITVQKAAIECLQELGYTYKVGNSLQRDLKKVVLEEDLREFLVSSYPDVPATAINEALAAFTQHQGMDLDHRNRDFHLKMTQGISITWKDASGKEQARHLYPINYKEPEKNTFVCADEVKIVGKNSRRTDLLIFINGLPLIVFEFKNMFDPEVGVENAHRQIGHYFQDIPQLFDYNAITVVSDGLETLHGMYNSSLKWFAPWKSVHGDDLQQQQELQLETLLKGLFPKKTLLNYLQNFIFHEDHNGKIIKKGAKYHQYWGIKKAVDSAVENIKPAGDGRLGVIWHTQGSGKSISMAILTGILRQMPEMKNPTILIQVDRNDLDQQLYENFVLCKDLVGHVQHADTTDELRALLSTDGGGVIFTTIEKFRLKELASGKELSHPVLSERFNLIVMADEAHRTQYGFHSGGFAQNIRRALPNASFIGFTGTPVDGKDADTQQVFGPTIHTYDIKQAVEDGATVPIYYEPKMVPLNIKAKYDKELDEMEEDEDEENNAVWAAIEDAAGAADRVERVAKDILTHFKARTESLEGKAMIVCMSRKNCVKMYNALTALEACPEIVVIMTGNISKDPPAWNPHIRTKDAMEAIKKRFRTPEDPLQIVIVRDMWLTGFDAPCAHTMYVDKIMKGHNLMQAIARVNRVFKDKPNGLVVDFIGISGFLAEATKKYTAGGGEGKPTLDLEVAVKLCLRQFEKVKDLIGEFSAEGLNAMTDMDKMKWSSGVVNNLLKSDPVTDAFLLEERKLAELVAMTSSDKRIWEIQEELAIIQKIRQLIRKIKFPPGPRREKNEKIKDLISKSLESQEIVDLAKMYNLDKIDISIVDDRFQAIVKEKGDENIKVELLRRIINDEIRVRMPKNIRRMRKLKDELEKVLSNYHRNSLDSIAAIKHLLDIANEFQQDDIRTKQLGLTEDELAFYDLLSANEKLLNQTGPIQDLVHKVVDSVKKNLQLDWTKKEDARAAIRLAVKKELRGKVPFSELDNLLKEVIEQAEGQYGDWPLEA from the coding sequence ATGACACAAATGATCGAGATCACGGTGCAAAAGGCTGCCATAGAGTGCCTTCAGGAGTTGGGGTACACTTATAAAGTTGGCAATTCCCTGCAGCGGGATCTCAAAAAGGTGGTTTTGGAGGAGGATCTACGGGAATTTTTAGTCAGTTCCTATCCCGACGTTCCGGCAACCGCCATTAACGAAGCCCTGGCTGCTTTTACGCAGCACCAGGGAATGGATCTCGATCACCGCAACCGCGATTTTCATCTTAAAATGACCCAGGGGATTTCCATTACCTGGAAAGATGCTTCGGGCAAAGAACAGGCCCGGCACCTCTACCCTATCAATTACAAGGAACCTGAGAAAAATACTTTTGTGTGTGCAGATGAAGTGAAGATCGTTGGCAAGAACAGCCGGCGCACAGATCTGCTCATCTTCATCAACGGACTTCCGCTCATTGTTTTTGAATTCAAGAATATGTTTGATCCCGAGGTGGGTGTGGAAAACGCGCATCGGCAAATTGGGCATTACTTTCAGGATATTCCACAGCTGTTTGATTACAATGCCATCACGGTAGTTTCAGATGGGCTGGAAACCCTGCACGGGATGTACAACTCCTCCCTAAAGTGGTTTGCTCCGTGGAAAAGTGTACACGGGGATGACCTTCAGCAGCAACAGGAACTTCAGCTGGAAACCTTGCTGAAGGGATTATTTCCGAAGAAAACCTTATTAAATTACCTGCAAAACTTCATTTTCCACGAAGACCACAACGGGAAAATAATCAAGAAAGGCGCAAAATATCACCAGTACTGGGGCATCAAAAAAGCGGTGGACTCTGCGGTAGAAAATATAAAACCCGCGGGTGACGGCCGTCTGGGGGTGATCTGGCACACGCAGGGATCTGGCAAAAGCATTTCGATGGCCATCCTTACCGGGATCCTAAGGCAAATGCCCGAAATGAAAAATCCCACCATCCTCATCCAGGTAGACCGCAATGACCTGGACCAGCAACTCTATGAGAATTTTGTGCTGTGCAAAGACCTGGTAGGCCACGTACAACACGCCGACACCACAGATGAGCTGCGGGCCCTGCTGAGCACCGATGGCGGCGGGGTGATCTTTACCACCATTGAGAAATTTCGGTTAAAAGAACTGGCTTCGGGAAAAGAGCTCTCCCACCCTGTACTTTCTGAACGTTTCAACCTTATCGTGATGGCAGATGAAGCCCACCGCACCCAGTACGGGTTCCATAGCGGCGGCTTTGCGCAGAACATAAGGCGCGCCCTGCCCAATGCCTCCTTTATAGGCTTCACCGGAACTCCCGTAGATGGCAAAGATGCCGATACCCAACAGGTTTTTGGCCCCACCATTCACACCTACGATATCAAACAGGCCGTGGAAGACGGTGCCACGGTGCCCATTTATTACGAGCCAAAAATGGTTCCGCTCAACATCAAAGCCAAATATGATAAGGAGCTGGATGAAATGGAAGAAGATGAGGACGAGGAGAACAATGCCGTTTGGGCCGCGATAGAAGATGCCGCCGGGGCTGCTGACCGCGTGGAAAGGGTTGCCAAAGACATCCTCACCCATTTTAAGGCCAGGACAGAAAGCCTGGAAGGCAAAGCGATGATCGTTTGTATGAGCCGAAAGAACTGCGTAAAAATGTATAATGCCCTCACCGCGCTGGAAGCTTGCCCTGAAATAGTCGTGATAATGACCGGAAACATTAGCAAAGATCCGCCGGCCTGGAATCCTCATATACGAACCAAAGATGCGATGGAAGCCATAAAAAAACGTTTCCGCACGCCTGAGGACCCGTTACAAATTGTGATCGTTCGCGATATGTGGCTCACGGGATTTGATGCCCCCTGCGCCCATACGATGTATGTAGATAAGATAATGAAAGGCCATAACCTGATGCAGGCCATAGCGAGGGTGAACAGAGTCTTTAAAGACAAGCCCAACGGACTCGTAGTGGATTTTATAGGCATTTCCGGTTTTTTGGCCGAAGCCACCAAAAAATACACCGCCGGCGGTGGGGAAGGAAAACCCACGCTGGATCTTGAAGTAGCGGTGAAACTTTGCCTGAGGCAGTTTGAGAAAGTGAAGGATCTGATAGGTGAATTTTCTGCGGAAGGTCTCAATGCAATGACCGATATGGACAAGATGAAATGGTCCAGCGGAGTGGTGAACAATCTTCTGAAATCTGATCCTGTGACCGATGCCTTTTTGCTCGAAGAGCGGAAGCTGGCAGAACTGGTGGCAATGACCAGTTCAGATAAGCGAATTTGGGAGATACAGGAAGAGCTGGCGATCATTCAGAAGATAAGGCAACTCATAAGAAAGATCAAGTTCCCTCCCGGTCCGCGCAGGGAAAAGAATGAAAAGATAAAAGACCTGATAAGCAAATCCCTGGAATCGCAGGAGATTGTAGACCTGGCAAAAATGTACAATCTGGATAAGATCGATATTTCCATAGTAGACGACAGGTTTCAGGCCATTGTAAAGGAAAAAGGCGACGAGAACATCAAAGTAGAATTGCTGCGCAGGATCATCAATGACGAGATACGGGTGCGAATGCCAAAAAACATCCGCCGGATGCGCAAGCTGAAAGACGAGCTGGAAAAAGTGCTGAGCAACTACCACCGGAATTCATTGGATTCCATCGCCGCCATCAAGCACCTGCTGGATATTGCCAATGAATTTCAGCAGGATGACATCAGGACAAAACAACTCGGTTTAACCGAGGACGAGCTTGCTTTTTATGACCTTTTATCAGCCAACGAAAAGCTACTTAACCAAACCGGCCCCATCCAGGATCTGGTCCACAAAGTAGTAGATTCGGTAAAGAAAAACCTCCAGCTCGACTGGACCAAAAAAGAAGACGCGAGAGCCGCCATTCGCTTAGCTGTTAAAAAAGAATTACGCGGCAAAGTGCCATTTTCTGAACTGGACAATTTACTGAAAGAGGTGATCGAACAGGCCGAGGGGCAGTATGGGGATTGGCCTTTGGAGGCGTGA
- a CDS encoding Txe/YoeB family addiction module toxin, translating into MKYIFVDESWEDYLYWQKTDKKKLKKINELLKDIARHPFDGPGKPEPLKHKYAGFWSRRIDSEHRLIYQYKEEEILIAKCRFHYD; encoded by the coding sequence ATGAAGTATATATTTGTTGACGAGTCCTGGGAGGATTATTTATACTGGCAAAAAACGGATAAGAAAAAACTAAAGAAAATTAACGAACTTCTAAAAGACATTGCTCGCCACCCTTTTGATGGACCTGGAAAACCGGAACCTTTAAAACATAAATACGCCGGATTTTGGTCAAGACGAATTGATAGTGAACACAGATTGATCTATCAATATAAAGAAGAAGAAATTTTAATCGCGAAATGCAGATTTCATTATGATTAG
- a CDS encoding M23 family metallopeptidase, with the protein MSPIINLIKTEYHTLQPQEILQSSPIVLMGVTTKMEKLLKTKEIFSVFDLSSSKLFNDAVSISKVDENIKNPFHLHGQAASDMVKNNITPLAELPFAGIEVLDLIEQNEIQDFKQTLNVETVRDLAIFPPFTAAVKILNSVYFPESQVGFDPEAPTDLIPKTGEYPTERVQFTTLLLDEIHSKGTSIDLTSDNFSPIDIGKVTNMTGFEKIATGALLTFNQSWFMQGVTLGQLLHSTALAPGESTRIVVIDWSRKTRASQTESITEQDELTNETRHARSINEVTNAVATEAQQGFSESSSSSTSLQVGISEAGDSGLLGAIFGGGSGGYSEAYAENSAAATSFSSSWGQREVAASMAQHINDRTHQHAHSTRSRRASVVKEVSQSEHEQVSSRVITNYNHMHALTIQYYEVVQVYRVEVELNKAEKCLYIPLKLIDFSKEEIIEKFRLTLLRSALSRDIRQLLMNYEVVEFAPGKDLKKYPNLNPALINAISTGILSTAVMSAGTSHISRRISADDPETNDKPKISFKKPIAQQILDGLWSESQLSHISNMFDISIIRPKSSSIFIPVDALIKEAMTNDEKLSIKIYLKNGTIVESLTTEISVSNITKISVKGSHPDKDILGKVTLTLSKNGVIFPLELPTVTVNKGSNETIIVVVNNAGINKNLKEHLNGNKLHYSLAIFRSLDTAQMAALLAGYTYKVSNKNIPVSQLVDPKPIGYVGNYLVFKMTIDTTLDAEWEKWLKERNVKKGIKKQDIVPLSSGGVFAEAVLGRFNCAEKLDITRFWNWQDSPIPIQPAEIAAIQTGSRATQENVTPGQLSNPIINMQAPTTLPDPTGMAGILAAIQNGNMFRDMSGLSATIGLAQAALQATTQAATAAGQQAGTNMSTHLQAQVERAKVIGDLAKAALTAYTGVPLDGDKEAAGKNASKDGAKINYFDKNKTGGTEKGETPSSPNPPANSSSKGKTSSNYTDNPAALSSVWGSAGQSQGELINQLGEILDKGVGGGNSAVAASTYSFTPQTVESKFEHTSNPRYHQKITFKEEVTKDKIIFSASNATEDYIEIYVSFSDLVNMESEPGDISGKPVLLAPGESDKHIAKLKMKDPGVQPSYKVSRNFSIGDSAASSDGTLFALPYKKNKKFEVSQTFSGTSTHNNAQNQHAVDFLMPLDTVICAARAGKVVDLEDSYPNNTNDNSKLNYIRILHTDKTYSQYLHLTKDGATVSLGDTVTEGQAIGKSGNSGKSSGPHLHISVAKGAGDGTLKTINWKFKDKNGDSFIPEKGKEYKNE; encoded by the coding sequence ATGAGTCCTATAATTAATTTAATCAAAACTGAATACCACACCCTCCAACCACAGGAAATCCTACAATCAAGTCCTATTGTTTTAATGGGAGTGACCACTAAAATGGAGAAGCTTCTAAAAACAAAGGAAATTTTCTCTGTATTCGACCTTTCCTCCTCCAAACTATTCAACGACGCCGTTTCCATTTCAAAGGTGGATGAAAATATTAAAAATCCTTTTCATTTACATGGACAGGCTGCCAGTGATATGGTAAAAAATAATATTACCCCCCTTGCAGAATTACCCTTTGCAGGTATAGAGGTCCTGGATCTAATAGAACAGAATGAAATTCAGGATTTTAAACAGACTTTAAACGTGGAAACAGTAAGGGACCTTGCTATTTTTCCACCTTTTACCGCTGCGGTTAAGATCCTGAATTCAGTATATTTTCCCGAATCCCAAGTGGGCTTTGATCCCGAAGCACCTACAGATCTCATTCCAAAAACCGGAGAATATCCCACCGAGCGTGTTCAATTTACTACTCTTCTTTTGGATGAAATCCATTCAAAAGGTACTTCTATAGACTTAACCAGTGATAATTTTTCTCCCATTGATATTGGGAAAGTCACCAATATGACCGGGTTCGAAAAAATCGCAACAGGAGCTCTTTTAACTTTTAATCAATCCTGGTTCATGCAGGGGGTGACCCTGGGTCAATTATTACATAGTACAGCACTTGCGCCGGGAGAGAGTACACGTATTGTGGTTATTGACTGGTCCAGAAAAACCCGGGCTTCCCAAACTGAAAGTATAACAGAGCAGGATGAATTGACTAATGAAACCAGACATGCAAGGTCCATCAATGAAGTGACCAATGCAGTGGCTACTGAAGCGCAACAAGGTTTCTCTGAATCCTCCTCCTCTTCAACAAGCCTACAGGTGGGAATTAGTGAAGCGGGGGACTCCGGTTTGCTTGGAGCCATCTTTGGAGGAGGATCTGGTGGATATTCTGAAGCGTATGCAGAGAATTCTGCCGCGGCTACAAGTTTTTCCTCTTCCTGGGGGCAGCGGGAAGTGGCAGCGTCCATGGCTCAACACATTAATGACAGGACCCATCAACATGCGCATTCTACCAGATCCAGAAGGGCATCTGTAGTAAAAGAAGTATCACAATCTGAACACGAACAAGTAAGTTCACGCGTCATCACCAATTATAACCACATGCATGCCTTAACGATCCAGTATTATGAAGTGGTACAGGTTTACAGGGTGGAAGTGGAATTGAACAAGGCCGAAAAATGTCTATATATTCCACTAAAATTAATTGACTTTTCAAAGGAAGAGATCATAGAAAAATTCAGGCTCACCCTCCTTAGAAGTGCATTAAGCAGGGATATTAGACAGCTTTTGATGAATTATGAGGTGGTTGAGTTTGCGCCCGGAAAGGATCTTAAAAAATATCCTAATTTAAACCCGGCACTTATTAATGCTATATCTACCGGGATTTTAAGTACTGCAGTAATGTCTGCCGGCACCTCCCATATCTCAAGAAGAATCTCTGCAGATGATCCTGAAACTAATGACAAACCAAAAATTTCCTTTAAAAAACCAATAGCACAACAGATCCTGGATGGCCTGTGGTCAGAATCTCAATTGTCTCACATCTCGAACATGTTTGACATTTCTATTATAAGGCCAAAGTCAAGTTCAATTTTTATCCCTGTTGATGCTTTGATTAAAGAAGCAATGACCAACGATGAAAAACTTTCTATTAAAATTTACTTGAAAAATGGAACAATCGTAGAATCACTAACGACAGAAATTTCAGTTTCAAATATTACAAAGATCTCTGTTAAAGGTAGCCATCCAGATAAGGATATCCTGGGGAAAGTAACCCTTACGCTAAGCAAAAACGGAGTCATTTTTCCACTGGAATTACCAACTGTCACCGTGAACAAGGGTTCCAATGAAACTATCATTGTGGTAGTGAATAATGCAGGCATAAATAAAAACCTAAAAGAGCATTTAAACGGCAACAAGCTGCACTATAGCCTCGCAATTTTTAGATCCCTGGATACTGCTCAAATGGCAGCTTTATTAGCAGGCTATACCTATAAAGTAAGCAACAAAAATATTCCGGTTTCTCAATTGGTAGATCCAAAACCAATAGGATATGTTGGAAATTATCTTGTCTTTAAAATGACAATTGATACTACCCTGGATGCTGAATGGGAAAAATGGCTAAAAGAAAGGAATGTAAAGAAAGGTATTAAAAAACAGGATATTGTTCCCCTTTCAAGTGGTGGTGTGTTTGCCGAAGCCGTGTTAGGCCGTTTCAATTGTGCTGAAAAACTCGATATCACAAGGTTCTGGAACTGGCAGGATTCACCTATTCCAATCCAACCTGCAGAAATAGCAGCTATCCAAACAGGCAGCCGCGCCACCCAGGAAAATGTTACCCCGGGGCAATTGAGTAATCCCATTATTAATATGCAGGCTCCCACCACCCTCCCAGATCCGACCGGAATGGCGGGAATTTTAGCTGCTATTCAAAATGGAAATATGTTTAGGGATATGAGTGGCCTCTCTGCCACTATTGGTTTGGCTCAGGCAGCTTTACAGGCTACCACACAAGCCGCTACCGCAGCCGGTCAACAAGCTGGAACAAATATGTCAACACATTTACAGGCACAGGTAGAAAGAGCCAAGGTAATTGGAGATTTGGCAAAAGCGGCGTTGACAGCTTACACCGGGGTACCGTTAGATGGCGATAAGGAAGCTGCAGGTAAAAATGCTTCGAAGGATGGCGCCAAAATAAACTATTTTGATAAAAATAAAACCGGTGGTACGGAGAAAGGCGAAACCCCATCAAGTCCCAATCCTCCGGCAAACTCGTCTTCAAAAGGCAAAACTTCATCTAATTATACAGATAATCCCGCGGCGTTGAGCTCGGTATGGGGTTCAGCAGGCCAGTCACAGGGCGAGCTTATTAATCAGCTTGGAGAGATCCTGGATAAAGGAGTTGGTGGAGGAAATTCTGCAGTGGCGGCATCTACATATTCTTTTACACCGCAAACTGTAGAATCCAAATTTGAGCATACTTCAAATCCCAGATATCATCAAAAAATCACATTTAAGGAAGAGGTAACCAAAGATAAAATTATATTTTCTGCTTCGAACGCCACAGAAGATTATATTGAAATATATGTCAGTTTCTCAGATTTGGTCAATATGGAATCTGAACCCGGGGATATTTCAGGGAAACCGGTTCTTTTGGCTCCCGGGGAATCTGATAAACATATTGCCAAACTTAAAATGAAAGATCCCGGGGTGCAACCGTCCTATAAAGTATCCAGGAATTTTTCCATAGGGGATTCTGCTGCTTCAAGTGATGGCACTTTATTCGCCCTTCCATATAAGAAGAATAAGAAGTTTGAGGTATCTCAAACCTTTAGTGGAACTTCTACCCATAATAATGCTCAAAACCAACATGCCGTTGATTTTTTAATGCCTCTGGATACCGTTATTTGTGCCGCAAGAGCTGGAAAAGTAGTAGATCTTGAAGATTCATATCCTAATAATACCAATGATAATTCAAAATTGAATTATATAAGGATCCTTCATACCGATAAAACTTACTCGCAATACCTCCACCTAACAAAAGATGGAGCCACTGTAAGTCTGGGTGATACTGTTACCGAAGGGCAGGCTATTGGAAAATCTGGTAATTCCGGGAAATCTTCCGGACCCCATCTTCATATTTCGGTGGCTAAAGGAGCAGGTGATGGTACTTTGAAAACTATAAACTGGAAGTTCAAGGATAAAAATGGAGATTCTTTTATTCCAGAAAAAGGAAAAGAATACAAAAATGAATAA